One segment of Mangifera indica cultivar Alphonso unplaced genomic scaffold, CATAS_Mindica_2.1 Un_0057, whole genome shotgun sequence DNA contains the following:
- the LOC123207060 gene encoding thioredoxin-like protein CDSP32, chloroplastic: protein MATVTNFITKLPSSLSTVSKITPISFSNSFLSPFVTKPKSLPTKLQVNRLNFVVKATAAPGTKKAPSDERVQQVHSMEEFDEALKKAKDKLVVVEYAASHSAESSKIYPFMVDLSKQCSDVEFLLVMGDESEKTRALCERERIDKFPHFSFYKSMEKIHEEEGIGPDRLVGDVLYYGDNHSAVVQLHGREDVEKLIEEHKADHKLLVLDVGLKHCGPCVKVYPTVLKLSRQMDTVVFARMNGDENDSCMQFLRDMNVVEVPTFLFIRDGQICGRYVGSGKGELIGEILRYQGVRVTY from the coding sequence ATGGCTACTGTTACTAATTTCATTACCAAACTTCCTTCATCTCTTTCGACCGTCTCTAAAATAACTCCTATTTCCTTCAGCAATTCCTTTTTGTCACCTTTTGTCACCAAGCCGAAATCTCTACCAACAAAACTACAAGTAAACCGATTAAACTTCGTAGTAAAGGCTACAGCTGCTCCCGGGACTAAAAAGGCTCCAAGTGATGAAAGAGTACAGCAAGTCCACAGCATGGAAGAATTTGATGAAGCCttaaaaaaggcaaaagacAAGCTTGTTGTGGTAGAATATGCTGCTAGTCACAGTGCTGAAAGCAGCAAAATCTACCCTTTTATGGTTGATCTAAGTAAGCAATGCAGCGACGTGGAGTTTCTTCTTGTCATGGGCGATGAATCGGAGAAAACTAGAGCGCTTTGTGAAAGAGAGAGGATAGACAAATTTCCACACTTCAGCTTTTACAAAAGCATGGAGAAGATTCATGAAGAAGAAGGGATTGGCCCGGATCGGCTTGTTGGAGATGTGCTATACTATGGTGATAATCATTCAGCTGTGGTGCAGTTGCATGGCAGAGAGGATGTTGAGAAGCTAATCGAAGAACATAAGGCTGATCATAAACTGCTTGTTCTTGATGTGGGGTTGAAGCATTGTGGACCATGCGTCAAGGTCTATCCAACGGTTCTAAAGCTGTCCAGGCAGATGGATACGGTAGTTTTCGCAAGAATGAACGGTGATGAGAACGACAGCTGTATGCAGTTCTTGAGGGACATGAACGTGGTTGAGGTGCCAACATTTTTGTTCATCAGAGATGGGCAGATATGTGGAAGGTATGTGGGTTCTGGTAAAGGAGAGCTTATTGGGGAGATCCTTAGATACCAAGGAGTTCGAGTGACTTATTGA
- the LOC123207079 gene encoding plastocyanin yields the protein MATITSTAVAIPSFTGLKLGSNSSRLSSSVKVSASPVPRSSSVKASLKDFGVAAVAATAAGAMLASNAMAIEILLGGDDGSLAFVPSSFSVSPGEKIVFKNNAGFPHNVVFDEDEIPSGVDASKISMSDEDLLNAPGETYAVSLTEKGQYSFYCTPHQGAGMVGKVTVN from the coding sequence ATGGCCACTATCACTTCAACAGCTGTTGCTATCCCATCATTCACTGGCCTTAAACTGGGCTCAAACTCATCGAGATTGAGCTCCAGTGTCAAGGTTTCAGCATCTCCTGTTCCTAGGTCGAGCTCTGTGAAGGCCTCACTCAAGGACTTTGGTGTTGCAGCGGTTGCAGCCACAGCTGCTGGTGCAATGCTTGCTAGCAATGCCATGGCCATTGAAATTTTACTTGGTGGTGATGATGGGTCATTGGCTTTTGTTCCAAGCTCGTTCTCTGTTAGCCCTGGAGAAAAGATTGTGTTCAAGAACAATGCCGGCTTCCCACACAATGTGGTGTTCGATGAGGATGAAATTCCAAGCGGTGTTGACGCATCGAAAATCTCCATGTCTGATGAAGACCTCCTCAATGCTCCTGGCGAGACTTATGCTGTTTCTTTGACTGAGAAAGGACAATACTCTTTCTACTGCACCCCTCACCAGGGAGCTGGCATGGTGGGAAAGGTGACTGTTAACTAA
- the LOC123207086 gene encoding 24-methylenesterol C-methyltransferase 2-like, with product MDSLALFCTGALLAGGLFWFVCILGPAEQKGKRAVDLSGGSISAEKVQDNYKQYWSFFRRPKEIETAEKVPDFVDTFYNLVTDIYEWGWGQSFHFSPSIPGKSHRDATRLHEEMAVDLIDVKPGQRILDVGCGVGGPMRAIAAHSRANVVGITINDYQVNRARLHNRKAGLDSLCEVVCGNFLEMPFPDNSFDGAYSIEATCHAPKLEDVYAEVFRVLKPGSLYVSYEWVTTDKYRGDNPEHVEIIQGIERGDALPGLRSFADIAETAKKVGFKVVKEKDLAIPPAQPWWTRLKMGRIAYWRNHILVTILAALGIAPKGTVDVHEMLFKTADYLTRGGDTGIFTPMHMILLRKPEASPKPSSS from the coding sequence ATGGACTCTCTTGCTCTTTTCTGTACTGGGGCTCTCCTTGCCGGCGGTCTCTTCTGGTTTGTCTGTATATTGGGCCCCGCTGAACAGAAGGGCAAACGGGCCGTCGATCTATCGGGTGGCTCGATCTCAGCCGAGAAAGTCCAAGATAATTACAAGCAATACTGGTCTTTCTTCCGCCGCCCCAAAGAGATCGAGACCGCCGAGAAAGTTCCGGATTTCGTGGacactttttataacttagTTACCGACATTTACGAATGGGGTTGGGGTCAGTCCTTTCATTTCTCTCCATCCATTCCTGGTAAGTCGCATCGTGACGCCACGCGCCTCCACGAAGAGATGGCAGTGGATCTCATCGATGTCAAACCGGGACAGCGAATCCTGGACGTCGGATGTGGCGTTGGTGGGCCCATGCGTGCTATTGCCGCCCACTCGCGGGCGAATGTGGTGGGTATCACAATCAATGACTACCAGGTCAATCGGGCTCGTTTACATAACAGGAAAGCGGGTTTAGACTCGCTTTGTGAGGTTGTTTGTGGAAATTTTCTTGAGATGCCGTTCCCTGACAACAGCTTCGACGGCGCGTACTCCATCGAAGCAACATGTCACGCGCCGAAGCTCGAAGATGTATACGCGGAGGTGTTTAGGGTCTTGAAGCCCGGATCTCTCTACGTGTCCTACGAGTGGGTGACGACGGACAAGTACAGAGGAGACAACCCGGAACACGTGGAGATCATTCAAGGGATTGAAAGAGGAGATGCTTTACCTGGGCTTAGAAGCTTTGCTGATATTGCCGAGACGGCGAAAAAAGTTGGGTTCAAAGTGGTGAAGGAGAAGGATCTGGCTATACCACCGGCTCAGCCATGGTGGACCAGACTGAAGATGGGCAGGATCGCTTACTGGAGGAATCACATTCTGGTCACAATCCTTGCCGCCTTGGGGATTGCACCAAAAGGAACTGTTGATGTTCATGAGATGCTTTTCAAGACGGCTGACTATTTAACCAGAGGTGGTGACACTGGAATATTCACTCCGATGCACATGATTCTGCTCAGAAAACCAGAGGCTTCTCCGAAACCTTCTTCGTCTTAG